A part of Streptomyces sp. DSM 40750 genomic DNA contains:
- a CDS encoding PIN domain nuclease, whose product MIRYLVDTSALWHLFRTPGALRRWEGHIAAGVFHLCEPTRTEFLYSATSPSHRDELAEELDALCLLSPVPKNAWRWVDTAQYKLTQRGRHRAAGAIDLLVCATAVHHGHTVLHVDNDFATVAGVLKEVQQRDARA is encoded by the coding sequence GTGATCAGGTATCTGGTGGACACCTCGGCTCTGTGGCACCTGTTCCGCACCCCAGGCGCGCTGCGCCGCTGGGAGGGACACATCGCCGCCGGGGTATTCCACCTGTGCGAGCCGACACGTACCGAATTCCTCTACTCGGCGACCAGCCCGTCTCACCGAGATGAGCTCGCAGAGGAACTGGACGCGCTCTGTCTGCTCTCTCCGGTTCCAAAGAACGCCTGGCGGTGGGTCGACACCGCCCAGTACAAACTGACCCAGCGCGGCCGGCATCGGGCGGCGGGAGCGATCGACCTGTTGGTGTGTGCGACAGCTGTGCACCATGGGCACACCGTCCTCCACGTGGACAATGACTTCGCGACGGTGGCCGGAGTCCTCAAGGAAGTTCAGCAGCGAGACGCA